In Neofelis nebulosa isolate mNeoNeb1 chromosome 13, mNeoNeb1.pri, whole genome shotgun sequence, the genomic stretch TTTATTGGTTCTCTTTTCAAACATCTCACTGACTTCTgctctaattcttattatttgttttgctcattttgGATTTAgttaactcttctttttctagtttccgaAGATGAAAGCTTAGACTACCTGGCAACTTAAGATAGTTAGTTTGTGTAACCTGATTTTTAAATCGGAGCTTGAAATGTATTATATCATCTTTACACTCTGTCGGTCCATAAAAGCCTCACTCTGAGCTTCCTCTGGCTCTGCTAGAGTCTCAACCTACCCTCTCatataatcaaaaatctccaaggGCCCAGATCTGTTTCTGGGCACACTGGACCCCTGAATTTACAGCCTAGTTTACAACCCTAAGTGTCATATAGTCTGTCTGTGGCTTCTATTCTGAACTTTGCCTTAGAGGGCAGTTACTTCCAGGGGTTTGTACGACTGAGGCTGAGGGCTGGAGGATTCACATATGTACACTCAAGACACCCCACGGCTTGAAAGGGGAAAATGAGATTACAGAACACACTTACCATTTTGTTATTtcgatttatatattttaaatggttacCTATTAGCTTTCTGGGCTTCCTTTCAAGACATTACTCCAGGTTGCTACATACATGGGAGGTGTGCCTGATATTGAAACAACTGCTGAACTAGGAGTGTCTATATTCAATTCCCAATTATATCAACTTCCACTAGGCATATGAAACACACAGGTTACAGAAGGTAGCATTTGAAGATACAGGAGTCCTGTAAACTTAAGGGACAATTCACAGAAGCATTTAACAGGGTTGCCGTAATTATTAAATTTATCTCTCCTTTTTATAAGCTTCATATTCACATGAACTGCCAGGATTAAGTTCGCCGAAATGATATGGTTATTAACACATCAGAACTTCTTGTGGTGAAATCCTGATTGCTTTGTAATCCCAATGCAATTAGGACAGATTACAGATTCCCTTTTGATTTTGTAACCAGTGTTAACTGATACTTAAACTATAAGCAAGAACATTTCATAAAACTTCACATACACGTAGTGCATATAAAAACTACTGACATGTGAATGTAAGTGAGTATTATGGTATCGTCCATATTTCTGCTCTAGAATATACCACGGTCATGTAAGATATCTTTAGCTAAAGCTCAGGGAAGGGCACGTGAGCATGCTACATATTACTACTAAAACATACTACTAATTACTTGTTTTCAGTGTATTGtttcatttgacatttttttattgtaCACTGCACAATATTCCTCTCAAAattacaacttcttttttttttttttttttttaaatttttttttttcaacgtttttttttttatttatttttgggacagagagagacagagcatgaacgggggagggtcagagagagagggagacacagaatctgaaacaggctccaggctctgagctgtcagcccagagcccgacgcggggctcgaactcacggacagcgagatcgtgacctggctgaagtcggacgcccaaccgactgcgccacccaggcgccccatcaaaatTACAACTTCTTATGTTGCCTAAAGAAATAAGgcatcaaaaccaaaacacaacttCCAATGTTATATTACCTCTAAAGACAATCTTCAAGCTGTATGTCTCAAATTGAAAGAATTCTCCTTAATAGAAATTAACATATCCTACTTTGTATTTTAGCTAAAAACAAATCTTATAAAATCAAAACATCTTCAAGGTTCTATGCCCGCATTTGCTAGGGACATTCAAAGGAATGTTACTTAACAAGACTGTCCTTTATGTGTTGCAGTCTACTTCGGGGTAAAATAAGGCCAGTTTGTGGACGAAAGTTATTCAACATTCAGGACATTGACATTGCTTCCTCTACAACGTGAGTTCTCTGAAGCGGAGCGACTGCTGAACCACAGCTCAACATTCCTAAGACCCACTGCAATCCTAAggtttttcttgtgtgtgtgttctctgatGTACAATGAGGTTTGACTTCTGAGAGAAGGGCTTTCCACATGTGTtacattcatagggcttctcGCCTGTGTGTGACCTCTGATGGTTAACAAGGTTTGATTTACGGTAAAAaattttcccacattcattacactgACAAGATTTCTCCCCTGTGTGAACCCTATAATGCACTGTGAGAGAAGATCTATGAATGAAGGATTTCCCACATTGGTTACATTTGTAGGGTTTTTCCCCTGTGTGTTTTCTCTGATGTATAAGAAGTGCTGACTTCAAATAgaaagatttcccacattcattacatttataggGTTTTTCTTCTGTATGAGTTCTCTGGTGCACACTTAGAGCTGATTTATCACAGAAAGCCCTTCgacattcattacattcatagggttgCTCTCCTATGTGCATTCTCTGGTGCTGAGTGAGCCTAGACTTCTGGACAAAAgattttccacattcattacattcatagggtttctcccctgtgtgtTTTCTCTGATGTAGAGTAAGTCCTGACTTCACACAGAAAgacttcccacattcattacatttataggGCTTTTCTTTTGTATGAGTTCTCTGGTGCACAATTAGAGCTGACTTATAACAGAAAGCCTTTCCACATTGATTACACTCATAAGGTTTGTCACCTATGTGGATTCTCTGGTGATAAGTGAGCTGAGACTTCTGGCAGAaagttttcccacattcattacatccgtagggtttctcccctgtgtgtATCCTACTATGTTTACTTAGGGACGATTTATTATAGAAGATTTTTCCACATTCATGACACTCGAACGGTTTCTCCCCTGTATGTGTCCTGTGATGTTGAGAGAGGGTAGATTTACGGCTgaaggatttcccacattcagGACACACAAAGGGTTTCTCCCCTGTGTTTCTCTGATGCACCATGTGGTCAGACTCCAAACACGTTTTCCCACATTCGCAACATTCATAAGGTTTCAACTCTGTATGAATTTTCTGATGCCTGGTGAGTACTGACTTGTGGTAGAAAGTTTTCCCGCATGCATTACATTTGTAGGGTTTATCCTTTACGTGGGTTTTCTGATGTTGTGTAAGATATGCCTTCTGACAGAAAGATTTCCCACAGTCAGGACATTCAAATGGTTTCTCCCCTGTATGAGTTCTCTGATGCAGGATAAGGTGTGAATTGATCCAaaaggatttcccacattcataGCATTCATAGGGTTTCAGCCCTATGTGTGTCCTTTGGTGTTTGGTGAGGTCTGTCTTCTGGTAAAAAGTTTTCCCACACGCGCTACACTGATAGGGTTTCTCCCCTGTATGTATTCTCTGGTGTATCGTGAGGGCGGACTTGTGGCTGAAGGCTTTACCACATTCGTTGCACACATAGGGCTTCTCCCCCGTGTGTGATCTCTGATGTTTCGTGAGGTCTGACTTCTCCCAGAAAGTTTTTCCACATTCATCACACTGAAAgcgtttctctcctgtgtgtatCCTCTGATGTCGAGTGAGGTGGGACTTATGCCAAAacgctttcccacattcattgcatTCAAAgtgtttctctcctgtatgagtTTTCTGAAGTTGTGGAAGGCATAAATCCCCCCGGAAACGATCCCCACTCTCACTACACTCCGAGGGTTTCATACGTGCCCCATGAGGTTTCAAAAGGGTAGACTTCACACATAACGATTTCCCACAACCACGCAGTCCACAGTGATTCTCGTCGGAGGCATTCATGTGATGTAACAAGAAAGAGGAGTTAGGAAAGAAGGTTCTCCCATATTCAATACATTCAGAGTGATTCTCTTCAGTGATCTCTCTCTTGTACGTACTCAATGTTGCCTTTTTGGGGAAGGTTTCTTGATACAtgtaatattcaaaatttttCTCTGCACTTTGAATCTTTTCACGATCAACAGAGTCCTCATCCTGACTGAAAGTTTCcccatgtttaaaaaattcacttttctcaCTAGTAGGAGTTTTCTTGTGTTTAATACTGAGTAGCAATTTTCCACAGGCACTAAATTCACCAGTCTTTTCTCCCAAACGTCTTTTCTTATTGATACACAATTCAGAAATACAGCTGAAACTCACTCCATATGAGTCACACTGACAGAGGCTTTCTCTGGAAGGAAACGAATTTGTGTCCAGGTTAAATGGTTTTCCTATTACAATATCACGTTCCTTGGTCAGCGTTTTCTTACTGATGAATGCAACTTCCTTCACAGGTTTATGCTGGTTTTCTCGGCTCCTTCCTTTCTTGTGATCAGTTTCCCAGActtctaaagataaaaaaaattaaccgtACACATAAATACTaactcatttcttctggaatgcaACGTATATACAAACGCCCTATGTTTTAgcagattttgattttttgtcTAGTctccaaggaagaaaataactataAGTACTTATTTTTTCGATTTCTTCTGTTGGACATGAAATACGAAAatggaaacaagaaacaaaaggccTGGCATggtggaagaaaggagagaaaactacTACAACCATACATCTGCATTCCGACGTCTGAGTTACGTAACGGCAGCTACTAAATTCGGAACGCCTCCATCTATCCTCCAAATACCTCTAAAGATCAACATACGGAGAGCAAATAAAATGACCAATCGACAACCCGTGACTTCAGCGTAACTGGGAAATACAAAATACTACTGACTTCAAACCACCActgaggaaataaacatttaatacagAAGAAACTGATATAGAGTCCACATCTATATAAAGAGTCAGTTTGAGTCTGTGGCAACGACACgtagaggaagagacagagaactgAGAGATaattaaagttctttttctttaatatttatttttgagagagagagaaacagagcatgagcgaggaagtggcagagagaggggtacagagaacccaaagcaggctccaggctctgagctcgtagcacagagcacgacatgggactgaaactcaggaaccgtaagatcctgacctgagctgaagccagacgctcaacagactgaaccacccaggcgcccctagaacgtATAGAtaattaaatgcaaataaaatcactCCCTCAAAGGAGAAGTCCCACCGTGAGAGGGAAAATATGGAGCAGACATCTTCGTTCTGACAGATGACAGCTCAGACCACCGAGAACTCCAACACAAGGGACTTGGAGTATTAATGGGAACTACGGAGGCAAGGGCTGATCGGGTGAGGAATTCAATTGTAAAAAGGCCAGAGTGATCTTAGAATATGACTCAAATTGTAAGAACCTGGTTATGAGCTCAACTGTCCCCctcccaaattcgtatgttgaagccgTGAGGTTTAATTACATTATCAGGGTGTAGCACTAATGACAGGAAAGACATCCATATCAGAAGCCGAAGAGACACCAGccctttcctgctctccctgTTTGCAGAAAAAAAGCCATGTGAGGAGAGGGCCACAAGGTGCTGTCTGCAAGCTGAAGACAGAGGGCTCACCAGAAGGCACCCGAGGGCACCCTGAGGATACCTTCATCTTGGCCATACAGCCTCCAGatgtgtgaaaaaataaatttgttacttAGGCCACCCACTCTGTGGTGTTTTGTCAGAGCGGTTCAGGCCAACTCCTAGGAAGCATGAAGAGAAAAGAGActtgaatgaaattttaataaacagCATGAAAAAAGACATGACAATAGAgcagaaaaaagaatgacaataaaaccaaagaaagaaaactggatcACAGAGAAAGTTCTGGATAAAGCAGGTGatctacaaaataataaaatacatgtttttaattaaaattatatgtgtgaCTGTAGtgtctaaagagaaaaaaagaaaacaatggaataaatacagtattGAAAACCATTATCTAAGAAAATTgcccagaaataaaaagagatctTACCCGCATATTTTAAGGACCACCATGAACTTTCCTTTTCCGTCAGGAAAGCTGACCTGAAACAGTCCTTCCTAAGACATGCTTTAAGGAAACTGTAAACCTTAAAAGTGAAGAAGTCTCCTCTGGACAGAAAGATCAAGTctcaataagcaaacaaacatgtAGATTGGGCAAGAGACTCTGTCACCAATAAACAAAGTGAGGTCAGTGCAGcaaccttttcaacaaataacCAAGTAGACGTCAAGGGTTGTATATCCAGCCACGTGATCCTTTAAAAGTATCCAGGCTCTGGGAAGAGGTCGATCATATTAGAGATTCAAGAAATCAGGTAATAATGTAATCACGGAACCTTCTAGAAGAGGACAAACTTCAAGCAACCAGTATTTGATAGGAAACACTGGTAGAAAACCTGAGCAGTGTAGGACTAAGACCAAAAGAAAGTTGAGAACAAGAACATAAGAGTAATATATAAATGCTACATATTCCAGTGAAGCAGAAATAATGCACATAAAAAGACTACTGGATacaggaaaaaggagaagaaataacagTAAGCTAAGTGAGAGCCATGGAATAGTCTAAAGAAGGTCACTAAACACTCTAAAGGTCACTAAAAGCTGAAAACCAAATGGCAGGTTAAATAAGGAAATGAGCAACTAAAGGCAGTATAAGAGACGTTACTGTAAGAGTAACCACTAGAACAAAAACATCTAAAGTTTCTAATGGACTccttcaaaatgaacaaaaagacgAAACAGAATGGTTCAGTGAATATGATACTCATGAAATGTTAACAAAATGCCAGATATGAGACCAGACAGGAATCCTGGTAGTAAATGTGAATGGGCTTAACTCACCACTTAATAAAATGACTTCAAGTGGATTACAAACAAATATCAAATTTCTGCTGCAAAGGGGAAACACACTGACAGAAAATGactcaaaaagctaaaaacacAGGAATGGTCAATAttgttccaggcaaagggaaacaCTAAGGAAACAGATAAAATCTAGTTATCAGGaaggacaaaaaacaaagcacaagGCTAACATCCACAACTTTGAATGTACAAGTAACAGTAAGGAGTATCAAAACACCAAACAACATTCGTGAAGCAAACACACTGATAAAATGAGTATTAAGAAAGATCAGAAAGTACGATGTCGGGATGTAGAGACGCAACGACAGCAATCAGGAAGACATGTATTATGACCCATACACAATTTTCGAAAATTAAAACGTTAACACAAAATACACTTACGTCTCTAGGGtgcaagaaacatttaaaaaaaacctgataaagg encodes the following:
- the LOC131493667 gene encoding zinc finger protein 33B-like; amino-acid sequence: MNKSQIEQRFQGSVSFKDVTVGFTQEEWQCLDSSQRSLYRDVMLENYSHLVSVGSCATKPEVIFRLEQGEEPWIWEEEFPSQSLPEVWETDHKKGRSRENQHKPVKEVAFISKKTLTKERDIVIGKPFNLDTNSFPSRESLCQCDSYGVSFSCISELCINKKRRLGEKTGEFSACGKLLLSIKHKKTPTSEKSEFFKHGETFSQDEDSVDREKIQSAEKNFEYYMYQETFPKKATLSTYKREITEENHSECIEYGRTFFPNSSFLLHHMNASDENHCGLRGCGKSLCVKSTLLKPHGARMKPSECSESGDRFRGDLCLPQLQKTHTGEKHFECNECGKAFWHKSHLTRHQRIHTGEKRFQCDECGKTFWEKSDLTKHQRSHTGEKPYVCNECGKAFSHKSALTIHQRIHTGEKPYQCSACGKTFYQKTDLTKHQRTHIGLKPYECYECGKSFWINSHLILHQRTHTGEKPFECPDCGKSFCQKAYLTQHQKTHVKDKPYKCNACGKTFYHKSVLTRHQKIHTELKPYECCECGKTCLESDHMVHQRNTGEKPFVCPECGKSFSRKSTLSQHHRTHTGEKPFECHECGKIFYNKSSLSKHSRIHTGEKPYGCNECGKTFCQKSQLTYHQRIHIGDKPYECNQCGKAFCYKSALIVHQRTHTKEKPYKCNECGKSFCVKSGLTLHQRKHTGEKPYECNECGKSFVQKSRLTQHQRMHIGEQPYECNECRRAFCDKSALSVHQRTHTEEKPYKCNECGKSFYLKSALLIHQRKHTGEKPYKCNQCGKSFIHRSSLTVHYRVHTGEKSCQCNECGKIFYRKSNLVNHQRSHTGEKPYECNTCGKPFSQKSNLIVHQRTHTQEKP